One window of the Camelina sativa cultivar DH55 chromosome 1, Cs, whole genome shotgun sequence genome contains the following:
- the LOC104711393 gene encoding protein ALWAYS EARLY 2 isoform X2, which translates to MAPVRNSRSVNKRFTNEISPGKDAGNSRKNKQRKKKLSDKLGPQWTRKELERFYDAYRKHGQEWKKVAAAVRHSRSIDMVEALFNMNRAYLSLPEGTASVAGLIAMMTDHYSVMEGSGSEGEGHDASEVPRKQQKRKRAKPQLSDSREEVDIQHSVASTDGCLTFLKQARANGTQRRATGKRTPRVPVQTSYMGDDREGSTPPNKRARKQFDANDDVAHFIALALTDASRRGGSSKVSESPNRRTELSDSTPIKSWGNMSRTRKSQSKHCDNSIFKEWVGSSQERKLESDKDTALLMDMEGVSEMEAPPKAKRFYKKKVKVEVEEAEGNDSDDNGECTATEGVRIKSQRRKAAIEASRRKHSPRNTKKKDKKLTSGDGFGALQELAELSALLESESSARLKEERTEYDMDEKSSTPEATSSSSHGEKANAEPDDSLLHAISSAENTNKRKPKPSRQASTDCDAVPTEKLQSQTSGSLRRKRKPKVLGDEAPADFSQNKSINKKELHQDENNMKSFVRTKRAGQGPAQSKQLKTVQALEESATTSDKNRPVMDVIASTKEISDSGPASVSQKPPNKRKISLKKSLQERAKSSETIHKVSRSSRTLSVQEFFLKDKLSTSLSYPLARRRCIFEWFYSAIDHPWFAKKEFADYLAHVGLGHMPRLTRLEWSVVKSSLGQPRRFSEKFLQEEKEKLKQYRESVRKHYTALRTGAREGLPSDLARPLSVGNRVIAIHPKTREIHDGKILTVDHNKCNVLFDDLGVELVMDIDCMPSNHLEYMPVGLRRQIDKCLSMKKEAESGNSNLGVSVIFPPCGPENVSFPMNPPLNQGDVVAPIQHGKVSTNTSSPQQTNHSYITASSKAREAEIQRALALQHALDEKEMEPEMLEIVKGSKTRAQAMVDAAIKAASSGKEGEDVKKMIQEALDLIDKHQTLRGFKFKHNEHVNGSIDPNQNHNPSPSDASDPNDFNSQDGSEKNEAQIPSELITSCVATWLMIQMCTERQYPPADVAKLIDAAFTSLQPRCPQNLPIYREIQTCMGRIKTQILALVPT; encoded by the exons ATGGCACCGGTGAGGAATTCGAGGAGTGTGAACAAGCGTTTCACCAATGAAATTTCCCCAGGGAAAGATGCTGGCAACTCGAGAAAAAATAAGCAGCGT AAAAAGAAATTGTCTGATAAGCTGGGACCTCAGTGGACCAGAAAAGAACTTGAGCGTTTCTATGATGCTTACCGGAAGCACGGCCAGGAGTGGAAAAAG GTTGCTGCTGCAGTTCGGCATAGCAGGTCCATTGACATGGTGGAAGCTCTATTTAATATGAATCGG GCATATTTATCTCTCCCCGAGGGAACTGCCTCTGTAGCTGGCCTGATTGCGATGATGACAGATCATTACAGTGTCATG GAAGGGAGTGGTAGTGAAGGAGAAGGCCATGATGCTTCAGAAGTACCAAGGAAACAACAAAAGCGCAAACGTGCTAAACCTCAGCTTAGCGATTCTCGCGAGGAAGTTGATATACAACATTCAGTTGCTTCCACAGATGGATGCCTCACGTTTTTGAAGCAAGCTCGAGCTAATG GAACTCAGCGACGTGCCACTGGAAAACGCACACCACGGGTTCCTGTACAAACTTCATATATGGGCGATGATAGAGAAGGCTCTACGCCACCAAATAAAAGAGCTAGGAAGCAATTCGATGCCAATGATGATGTCGCACATTTTATAGCGTTAGCATTAACAGATGCATCGAGAAGGGGAGGGTCTTCAAAAGTTTCTGAATCACCAAATAGAAGAACAGAACTTAGCGATAGCACACCGATCAAGAGCTGGGGGAATATG TCGCGAACAAGAAAATCTCAATCAAAGCACTGTGACAACTCCATTTTCAAGGAGTGGGTGGGAAGTAGCCAAGAAAGGAAGCTTGAATCTGATAAAGATACTGCCTTGTTGATGGATATGGAAGGGGTTAGCGAAATGGAGGCTCCTCCGAAGGCGAAAAGATTCTACAAGAAAAAAGTGAAAGTCGAAGTCGAAGAAGCAGAAGGTAATGATTCTGATGACAATGGAGAATGCACTGCCACAGAGGGGGTCAGAATTAAATCACAGAGACGAAAGGCAGCTATTGAAGCTTCAAGAAGGAAACATTCACCGCgcaacacaaagaaaaaagataaaaaacttACTTCTGGAG ATGGTTTTGGTGCTCTGCAAGAGTTGGCTGAACTGTCAGCTTTGCTGGAATCAG AATCATCTGCTCGGTTGAAGGAAGAAAGAACAGAATACGACATGGACGAGAAATCTAGCACACCAGAAGCTACATCCTCAAGCAGTCATGGGGAAAAAGCAAATGCAGAACCAGATGATAGTCTCCTTCATGCAATCTCTTCTGCTGAGAATACTAACAAGAGAAAGCCAAAACCTTCAAGGCAGGCATCCACTGACTGTGATGCTGTTCCCACAGAGAAGCTACAATCCCAAACTAGTGGCAGTTTAAGAAGAAAACGTAAACCAAAG GTACTGGGGGATGAAGCTCCAGCAGATTTTAGTCAGAACAAATccataaacaaaaag GAATTGCATCAAGATGAGAATAATATGAAGTCTTTTGTTAGAACAAAACGTGCTGGTCAAGGTCCAGCTCAGTCAAAACAGTTAAAAACTGTTCAGGCGTTGGAGGAATCTGCTACAACAAGCGATAAGAACAGACCTGTGATGGATGTAATAGCATCAACTAAAGAAATTTCTGATTCGGGTCCAGCCAGTGTATCTCAGAAACCTCCAAACAAGCGTAAGATAAGTCTGAAGAAAAGCTTACAAGAAAGGGCTAA ATCTTCTGAAACCATACATAAAGTTTCTCGTAGTTCCAGAACTCTTTCAGTACAGGAGTTTTTCTTAAAG GATAAGCTTTCTACTTCTCTGTCGTATCCCTTGGCACGTCGAAGGTGCATATTTGAATGGTTCTATAGTGCTATCGACCATCCCTGGTTTGCAAAGAAGGAGTTTGCCGATTACCTAGCTCACGTGGGACTTGGTCACATGCCAAGACTCACTCGTCTTGAATGGAGCGTCGTTAAAAG TTCTCTTGGTCAACCGCGAAGATTCTCTGAGAAATTTTTacaggaagagaaggagaaactTAAACAGTACCGCGAATCCGTGCGAAAGCATTATACAGCGCTTCGAACAGGTGCTAGGGAAGGGCTTCCTTCAGATTTGGCTAGGCCATTATCAGTTGGGAACAGAGTCATTGCCATCCATCCCAAAACGCGAGAGATTCATGATGGGAAAATTCTCACTGTTGACCATAACAAATGCAACGTTCTGTTCGATGACTTGGGTGTTGAGTTGGTTATG GACATTGATTGCATGCCTTCAAATCATCTAGAATACATGCCAGTGGGTCTAAGGAGGCAAATTGATAAGTGTTTATCTATGAAGAAAGAAGCAGAGAGCGGGAATTCAAACCTTGGTGTGTCTGTGATATTCCCTCCTTGTGGACCTGAAAACGTCAGCTTTCCCATGAATCCTCCTCTGAATCAG GGTGATGTGGTTGCTCCCATTCAGCATGGTAAAGTGTCAACCAACACTAGTAGTCCACAGCAGACTAATCATTCATATATCACAGCTTCTAGCAAAGCAAGAGAAGCTGAGATTCAACGAGCACTTGCACTGCAGCATGCGTTAGATGAAAAG GAAATGGAGCCAGAGATGCTAGAAATTGTTAAGGGTTCAAAGACAAGAGCGCAAGCAATGGTGGATGCAGCTATAAAG GCTGCATCATCTGGTAAGGAAGGAGAAGATGTGAAGAAAATGATCCAAGAAGCCTTAGACTTAATTGACAAACATCAGACATTGCGCGGCTTTAAGTTCAAACATAACGAGCACGTAAATGGCAGCATAGACccaaatcaaaatcacaacCCATCTCCCTCAGACGCCTCAGACCCCAACGATTTTAACTCACAAGATGGTTCAGAGAAAAACGAGGCTCAAATCCCTTCAGAGCTAATCACCTCCTGTGTTGCCACTTGGCTCATGATTCAG ATGTGCACGGAGAGACAGTATCCTCCAGCTGATGTGGCAAAGCTTATAGACGCAGCATTCACAAGCTTGCAGCCACGATGCCCCCAGAACCTACCGATCTACAGAGAAATCCAAACGTGCATGGGACGGATCAAGACTCAAATCCTCGCCCTTGTACCAACTTGA
- the LOC104711393 gene encoding protein ALWAYS EARLY 2 isoform X1 yields MAPVRNSRSVNKRFTNEISPGKDAGNSRKNKQRKKKLSDKLGPQWTRKELERFYDAYRKHGQEWKKVAAAVRHSRSIDMVEALFNMNRAYLSLPEGTASVAGLIAMMTDHYSVMEGSGSEGEGHDASEVPRKQQKRKRAKPQLSDSREEVDIQHSVASTDGCLTFLKQARANGTQRRATGKRTPRVPVQTSYMGDDREGSTPPNKRARKQFDANDDVAHFIALALTDASRRGGSSKVSESPNRRTELSDSTPIKSWGNMSRTRKSQSKHCDNSIFKEWVGSSQERKLESDKDTALLMDMEGVSEMEAPPKAKRFYKKKVKVEVEEAEGNDSDDNGECTATEGVRIKSQRRKAAIEASRRKHSPRNTKKKDKKLTSGDGFGALQELAELSALLESGSESSARLKEERTEYDMDEKSSTPEATSSSSHGEKANAEPDDSLLHAISSAENTNKRKPKPSRQASTDCDAVPTEKLQSQTSGSLRRKRKPKVLGDEAPADFSQNKSINKKELHQDENNMKSFVRTKRAGQGPAQSKQLKTVQALEESATTSDKNRPVMDVIASTKEISDSGPASVSQKPPNKRKISLKKSLQERAKSSETIHKVSRSSRTLSVQEFFLKDKLSTSLSYPLARRRCIFEWFYSAIDHPWFAKKEFADYLAHVGLGHMPRLTRLEWSVVKSSLGQPRRFSEKFLQEEKEKLKQYRESVRKHYTALRTGAREGLPSDLARPLSVGNRVIAIHPKTREIHDGKILTVDHNKCNVLFDDLGVELVMDIDCMPSNHLEYMPVGLRRQIDKCLSMKKEAESGNSNLGVSVIFPPCGPENVSFPMNPPLNQGDVVAPIQHGKVSTNTSSPQQTNHSYITASSKAREAEIQRALALQHALDEKEMEPEMLEIVKGSKTRAQAMVDAAIKAASSGKEGEDVKKMIQEALDLIDKHQTLRGFKFKHNEHVNGSIDPNQNHNPSPSDASDPNDFNSQDGSEKNEAQIPSELITSCVATWLMIQMCTERQYPPADVAKLIDAAFTSLQPRCPQNLPIYREIQTCMGRIKTQILALVPT; encoded by the exons ATGGCACCGGTGAGGAATTCGAGGAGTGTGAACAAGCGTTTCACCAATGAAATTTCCCCAGGGAAAGATGCTGGCAACTCGAGAAAAAATAAGCAGCGT AAAAAGAAATTGTCTGATAAGCTGGGACCTCAGTGGACCAGAAAAGAACTTGAGCGTTTCTATGATGCTTACCGGAAGCACGGCCAGGAGTGGAAAAAG GTTGCTGCTGCAGTTCGGCATAGCAGGTCCATTGACATGGTGGAAGCTCTATTTAATATGAATCGG GCATATTTATCTCTCCCCGAGGGAACTGCCTCTGTAGCTGGCCTGATTGCGATGATGACAGATCATTACAGTGTCATG GAAGGGAGTGGTAGTGAAGGAGAAGGCCATGATGCTTCAGAAGTACCAAGGAAACAACAAAAGCGCAAACGTGCTAAACCTCAGCTTAGCGATTCTCGCGAGGAAGTTGATATACAACATTCAGTTGCTTCCACAGATGGATGCCTCACGTTTTTGAAGCAAGCTCGAGCTAATG GAACTCAGCGACGTGCCACTGGAAAACGCACACCACGGGTTCCTGTACAAACTTCATATATGGGCGATGATAGAGAAGGCTCTACGCCACCAAATAAAAGAGCTAGGAAGCAATTCGATGCCAATGATGATGTCGCACATTTTATAGCGTTAGCATTAACAGATGCATCGAGAAGGGGAGGGTCTTCAAAAGTTTCTGAATCACCAAATAGAAGAACAGAACTTAGCGATAGCACACCGATCAAGAGCTGGGGGAATATG TCGCGAACAAGAAAATCTCAATCAAAGCACTGTGACAACTCCATTTTCAAGGAGTGGGTGGGAAGTAGCCAAGAAAGGAAGCTTGAATCTGATAAAGATACTGCCTTGTTGATGGATATGGAAGGGGTTAGCGAAATGGAGGCTCCTCCGAAGGCGAAAAGATTCTACAAGAAAAAAGTGAAAGTCGAAGTCGAAGAAGCAGAAGGTAATGATTCTGATGACAATGGAGAATGCACTGCCACAGAGGGGGTCAGAATTAAATCACAGAGACGAAAGGCAGCTATTGAAGCTTCAAGAAGGAAACATTCACCGCgcaacacaaagaaaaaagataaaaaacttACTTCTGGAG ATGGTTTTGGTGCTCTGCAAGAGTTGGCTGAACTGTCAGCTTTGCTGGAATCAG GTTCAGAATCATCTGCTCGGTTGAAGGAAGAAAGAACAGAATACGACATGGACGAGAAATCTAGCACACCAGAAGCTACATCCTCAAGCAGTCATGGGGAAAAAGCAAATGCAGAACCAGATGATAGTCTCCTTCATGCAATCTCTTCTGCTGAGAATACTAACAAGAGAAAGCCAAAACCTTCAAGGCAGGCATCCACTGACTGTGATGCTGTTCCCACAGAGAAGCTACAATCCCAAACTAGTGGCAGTTTAAGAAGAAAACGTAAACCAAAG GTACTGGGGGATGAAGCTCCAGCAGATTTTAGTCAGAACAAATccataaacaaaaag GAATTGCATCAAGATGAGAATAATATGAAGTCTTTTGTTAGAACAAAACGTGCTGGTCAAGGTCCAGCTCAGTCAAAACAGTTAAAAACTGTTCAGGCGTTGGAGGAATCTGCTACAACAAGCGATAAGAACAGACCTGTGATGGATGTAATAGCATCAACTAAAGAAATTTCTGATTCGGGTCCAGCCAGTGTATCTCAGAAACCTCCAAACAAGCGTAAGATAAGTCTGAAGAAAAGCTTACAAGAAAGGGCTAA ATCTTCTGAAACCATACATAAAGTTTCTCGTAGTTCCAGAACTCTTTCAGTACAGGAGTTTTTCTTAAAG GATAAGCTTTCTACTTCTCTGTCGTATCCCTTGGCACGTCGAAGGTGCATATTTGAATGGTTCTATAGTGCTATCGACCATCCCTGGTTTGCAAAGAAGGAGTTTGCCGATTACCTAGCTCACGTGGGACTTGGTCACATGCCAAGACTCACTCGTCTTGAATGGAGCGTCGTTAAAAG TTCTCTTGGTCAACCGCGAAGATTCTCTGAGAAATTTTTacaggaagagaaggagaaactTAAACAGTACCGCGAATCCGTGCGAAAGCATTATACAGCGCTTCGAACAGGTGCTAGGGAAGGGCTTCCTTCAGATTTGGCTAGGCCATTATCAGTTGGGAACAGAGTCATTGCCATCCATCCCAAAACGCGAGAGATTCATGATGGGAAAATTCTCACTGTTGACCATAACAAATGCAACGTTCTGTTCGATGACTTGGGTGTTGAGTTGGTTATG GACATTGATTGCATGCCTTCAAATCATCTAGAATACATGCCAGTGGGTCTAAGGAGGCAAATTGATAAGTGTTTATCTATGAAGAAAGAAGCAGAGAGCGGGAATTCAAACCTTGGTGTGTCTGTGATATTCCCTCCTTGTGGACCTGAAAACGTCAGCTTTCCCATGAATCCTCCTCTGAATCAG GGTGATGTGGTTGCTCCCATTCAGCATGGTAAAGTGTCAACCAACACTAGTAGTCCACAGCAGACTAATCATTCATATATCACAGCTTCTAGCAAAGCAAGAGAAGCTGAGATTCAACGAGCACTTGCACTGCAGCATGCGTTAGATGAAAAG GAAATGGAGCCAGAGATGCTAGAAATTGTTAAGGGTTCAAAGACAAGAGCGCAAGCAATGGTGGATGCAGCTATAAAG GCTGCATCATCTGGTAAGGAAGGAGAAGATGTGAAGAAAATGATCCAAGAAGCCTTAGACTTAATTGACAAACATCAGACATTGCGCGGCTTTAAGTTCAAACATAACGAGCACGTAAATGGCAGCATAGACccaaatcaaaatcacaacCCATCTCCCTCAGACGCCTCAGACCCCAACGATTTTAACTCACAAGATGGTTCAGAGAAAAACGAGGCTCAAATCCCTTCAGAGCTAATCACCTCCTGTGTTGCCACTTGGCTCATGATTCAG ATGTGCACGGAGAGACAGTATCCTCCAGCTGATGTGGCAAAGCTTATAGACGCAGCATTCACAAGCTTGCAGCCACGATGCCCCCAGAACCTACCGATCTACAGAGAAATCCAAACGTGCATGGGACGGATCAAGACTCAAATCCTCGCCCTTGTACCAACTTGA